GCGAGGCCGTGTTCGGCGAAGTGCAGTGTGCCGCCGGGTTTGAGGACCCGCCGGATCTCCCGCACCGCGGCGGCCGGGTCCGGGATGGCGCACAACGTCCAGGTCGTCAGCGCCGTGTCGCAGCTGGCCTCGGGCACGGGCAGCGACTGCCCGTCCGTGCCGGCCCGCTCGACCGGCACGGCGGACGCGGCGAGCCGTCCGCCCGCCAGCCGCCAGGCCGCGTCCGACGGCTCGATGGCGACGACCTCCGCGACCGCCGCCGGGTAGAAGGAAACGTTCAGGCCGGAGCCGAAGCCGATCTCCAGCACCCGGCCGCGCAGCCCGGCGCAGGCGCGTTCCCGGTGCGGGTGCGCCTGCGTGGCCCCGCAGGTGACGTCGATGAGCCGTGGCCGGATCCGGTTCGCATAGACGCTCATGGACGCCATTGTCCGCGACGCCCGGCCGTGGCGGCTAACCTGCTGGTATGCGTCGAGACGGCAATCCGGACTTCATCGAGGCCCTGGCCCGCGGCCTGGACGTCCTGTGCGCCTTCCGGCCCGGCCATCCGGTGATGACGTTGTCCGAGGTCGCCACGGCGACCGGGCTGGCCCGCCCCACCGCGCGGCGCATCCTCATCACCCTCGAACAGCTCGGTTACGTGCGCGGCGGCGAGCGCGGCTTCTCGCTCACCCCGCGCGTGCTCGACCTCGGCATGGCCTACATCGGTTCGGCGAACCTGTGGGACCTGGCCCGGCCGCACCTGGAGGACCTGGTCGCGCGGACGAACGAGTCGTGTTCGATCGCGCAGCTCGACGGGTCCGACATCGTGTACGTGGCCCGCGTGGCGGTGCCGAAGCTGGTCGCGCTGGCCGTCACGATCGGCACGCGGTTCCCGGCCGTGCAGACCTCGCTGGGCAAGGTCCTGCTCGCCGCGCTGACGCCGGAGGAGCTGGACCGGGTACTGGCCGAGCCGAGCCGCTCCGGCGTCGAACCCCGGTGGCAGCCGGGGCGCGACGAGATCGACGCACTGCTGCGGGACGTGCGCACGAAAGGCTGGGCGGCCACCGATCAGCAGCTGGCGCTGGGCATCCGCTCGGTGGCGGCCCCCATCCGGGACGGGGACGGCCGGGTGGTGGCCGCGGTCAACGTGAACGCCCACGCCGCCGAGACGACGATGGACACGCTGATCGGCCACCACCTGCCGCTGCTGCTGAAGACGGCGGGCGCGATCGGCTCCGACTGGGACGCCTGGCACGCCCGCCCCATCAAGACGGTTTCCTAGGCGTTGTCTTTCAGCGGCGGAGCCGCCTCACCACCCGAGCGGCCCGCACCGCCGCGGGTTCTGAGGTGGTTCCTCTCGAGGACAGCGCCGACGTGGTGAACTGGCGTTCATGAGGAGGCGATCCCACAGCGAGGGGCCGCCCGAGTCGGCTCAGCCGCGCGCAGCGCGTCCGTTGCGGGTGGTGGTGGGCTGGCGGGAGGGACCGCCACTCGCACCGCCAAGCAAGCCGCCACAGCACATCCACTACAGGTAGGGCCGCGTGATCAGCTCGATCGCGTGCCCGGCGGGGTCCTTGAAGTAGACCCCGCGCCCGCCGTGCTCGTGGTTGATCTCCCCGGGCCTGGTCGTCTGCGGATCCGCCCAGTGCTCGATCCCCCGCTCCACGAGCCGCGCGTAGGCGCGGTCGAACAGCTCGTCGTCGACGAGGAAGGCGTAGTGCTGCATCTGGATCTCGACCGGCGGTTCGGCGAACTGCAGCAGCACGCCCCCGTCGAGCATGACGTTGACGAACGGCCCCCACGACGGGGCTTCGGCGACTTCCAGCAGTTCGCGGAAGAAGCGGGCCGACTCGTGGCGGTCCTTGGCGGCGATGATGGTGTGGTTGAAGGTGACGGTCAACGAAGTCCTTTCGATCGGTTGGGTGGACGGCGCGGAAGCGGAAGCTCCCGGCGGTCCACGCGCGCCGATCAGACCGTCACCGGATCGCCTTCCCGTGTGTGGCGCGAGGCCGTTCCGGTGATCACGGCGTCAGCCTACGTCGCGATGTCCGGGTATGGCAACGAGAAATGCGCCAGCCGCCGCGCGTACTCCTTCTGGAACTCCAGCGGCCCGTGGTCCCGCTCGAACATCCCGATGAACAGGGTCAGCGTCAGGAACGGGTGCGCGCCCAGCTCGAAGAGCTTCACGTAGTCGTGCCCGGCCAACGCCGCGCGCTCCTCCTCCTCGAACGCCAGCCACGTCGAGGATTCGGCGCCCACGCAGTTCAGGATCCGGTTCGCCTGCGTCTCCTCCCACCACGCGACGGTCCCGGCCGGGTCCTCGCGGTAGCGCTCGACCAGTTCCGGGTCGCGGTCGACGGTGAACAGGAACTTGTCCAGCAGGTACTTGCTCACCGCGGACCTCCCGGGTACCAGGTGAAGTAGGCCTCCATCGTGTGGAACAGGTCGTAGGTGTCCACGTAGTCGACCCGCTGCCCCTCCCCCGCCACGCCCATCATCAGCATGAAGTCCATGAACCCGTGCGTGGCGTTGCCGGGCAGGTGCAGGCTCTCCAGCGTGACCTCGCCGAGGCACTTCTCGATGTCGCCGTTGGCGATCCAGTCGACGGCCTTGCGGTCGAACTCCGGATCCGGCCCGTGCGGCCCGAACTGACGCGGACCGCCGAGTTCGAGCGAGAGGTGCCCGGTGCCGATGACGGCGACCCGCTGGTCCGACGGCCAGGACTCGATCAGCTGCCGGATCGCCCGTCCCAGTTGGACGAACCGCTTCGGCTGCGGCAGCGGCGGCGCGAAGATGTTGGTGTAGATCGGAACGATCGGCAGGTCGTTCTGTGGCCGCAACGTGATGATCGGGCACGTGATCGAGTGGTCGATGCGCAGTTCGTTGGAGAACGCGAGGTCGAAACCGGCGTCGAGGCCTTCCCGCAGCACGTAAGCGGACAGGTCCTCCTGGCCCCTCAGCAGCATCCGCGGCAGCCCGAACTCGCGTTCCTCGTTGTAGAAGTTCGCGTCGTAGAAGGGCGCCTTGCCGACCAGGAACTGCGGCATGTTGTCCAGCCACAGCTGGTGGAAGTGGTCCGAGCCGACCATCACGAGCACGTCCGGGCGGGCCCGGGTCAAGGTCTCGCGGAACGCCTCGACCTTGCGGACCCACTCGTCCGCGAAGTCCGGGCGGTCCGCGCCGGTGGCGGTGCTGGCCCGGTAGTAGAACGGGTGGTGCGTGGACGCGATCACCGCGACCAGTTCAGCCATGGCTGCCTCCTGCCGGTGGGACGGGCCGGTTGTTGAGGTCGACGGACAGGAAGATCTCGTTCGCGACGGGGGTACGCAGTTCCTCGGCGAGCTGCCCGATCAGCCCGGCGGCGCGGGCCAGCAGCGCGAACCCGCGCAGCAGTTCCAGCGGCAGCCCGAGATCGGCCAGCGCCGCGCCGCAGGCGCCGGCGCCGTTGAGCGGCAACGTCTTCCCCAGAACCTGCGGGTGCACGCGGCCGATGGCCTCGAACAACGCGAGGTGCGGCCCGAACTTGCCCTCCTCCCGGGCGATCTCGAACAGCCGCGCGGTGCGGGGATCGCCGTTCTTGTGGACGTGGTGGCCGAGGCCCGGGATGAACCGGCCCGCCGCGCGCTCGGCCCGCACGATCTCCAGCGCCAGCTCGTCGTCGACCGGACGATCCGCTGTGGACAGTGCGTCGTGCAGGAACCGGCCGCAGTCCTCGGTCACGCCGAGGAACCGCGAACCGCCGCCGAGCAGTCCGGCGGCCAGCGCGCCCTGGATCGAATCGGGCGCCGACAGGTAGGTCAGCCTCGTGACGATCGCGGTCGGGGTGAACCCGTGGTCGGCCAGCGCGGCGAGCACGGCCTCGAACACCCGCGTCTCGCCCTTGCCCGGCCGCCGCTGGGTGGCCAGCCAGAACGCCAGCTCGCCGAAGCCGACCTCGCCCATCACGTCCCGCGCCAGGTCCTGGCCGAGCAGGGTGATCTTCTCCAGCGACGACGCGCCCAGAGCTGTGGGGTACTGGGCTGTCGGATACTCAGGCACCTTCCTCCTCCAGCCACTTGCGGATCTCCGCGCCGTGCTCGTCCAGTTCCGGCGGCGGCAGCCGGTAGGACACCGGGGTCGCCGAAAACCGGATCGGGTGCCGTGTCGTGGGGATGCCGCCGACCGTCACGACCGGGTCCAGGTCGAACCGTTCGGCCATCGCGAACCCGCCGTCGATGGTGTTGATCGGACCGCACGGCACCCCGGCCGCCACCAGCAGGTCGAACCACTCCACCGCACCACGGCGCCTGAGCCGGTCCACGAGGATCGGCCGCAGCTCCTCGCGGTTCTCGGTGCGATCGGCGTTGCGGGCGAACCGCGGGTCCTCCGCGACCTCCGGGATCCCGAGCACCTGGCACAGCTTGACGAACTGCGCGTCGTTGCCCGCGGCCACGATCAGGTCGTTGTCCGCCGTCGGCAGCGGCTCGTACGGGAACACGCTGGGATGCGCGTTGCCCATCCGATACGGCACGGTGCCGCCGGCCACGTACGCGGAACTGTGGTTGACCAGCCCGGTCAGCGCCGAGGACAACAGGTTTACCTCGACGTGCTGTCCCTGCCCGGTCGCCTCCCGGTGCCGCAACGCGGCCAGGATCCCGATCACCGCGTGGTTGCCCGCCATCACGTCGAACACCGAGATGCCTGCCCGGTACGGCGGCCCGTCCGGATCGCCGGTGAGCGACATCAGTCCGGAGATCGCCTGCACCATCAGGTCGTAACCCGGCACGTCCCGGCCCGCGCCGGAGCCGAAGCCGCTGATCGAGGCGTAGACGATGCCCGGGTTGCCCGCCCGCACGGCATCGAAGTCCAGGCCGTACTTGCCCAGCCCGCCCGGCTTGAAGTTCTCGATCAGCACGTCCGCCCGCCGCGCCAGCTCCCGCGCCGCGCCGGCGTCGCCCTCGTCGCGGAGGTCCAGCGCGATGGATCGCTTCCCCCGGTTGATGCCGAGGTAATAAGTCGACACGCCGTCGCGCACCGGCGGCATCCACGAGCGCGTGTCGTCCCCGGCCGGGCCTTCCACCTTGACCACGTCCGCGCCCAGGTCGGCGAGCAGCATCGTGGCGTACGGGCCCGCCAGGATCCGGGAGAAGTCCGCGATCAGGACACCCGAGAGCGGGCCGTTCTTCGGACTCATGTCCGTCATGCGTCCGCGTGCTGCACGGCGACCCCGTCGCCCGTGTAGTCCGTGTAGGTGTAGGGGTTGGGGATCACCTCGGTCGCCGGGATCTCCGGCTCGCGGGCCTGCTGCCAGGCCTCCTCGCCCATCGTGGACCGCGCGTACGACACGGTCGCCTCGACCGCGGCCCTGGCCCGGTCCAGGCCCGGCACGACGAGCTGGTGATCGCGTTTGACGACGGTTCCGTTGACCAGGACGGTGTGCACGTCGCCGCGCCCGGCCTGGTAGACGACGTGCCCATAGGGGTGCAGGACGGGGAACATCACCGGCGAGCGGTCGTTCTTGACGAGCACGAGGTCGGCCTTCTTGCCCGGGGTGAGCGAGCCGATCTGCTCGTCCAGGCCGAGGGCTCGGGCGCCGCCGATGGTGGCCCACTCGACGACGTCGCGGGCGCGGAGCTTGTTGTGCACCACGGTTTCGCCCGCCGCGTGGGCTTCGAGATGCTCGCGCGACCGGTCCGCGGACAGCGTCGCGCGCATGGCGGAGAACAGGTCGCCGCTCCACCACACGCTGGTGTCCATCGACAGCGACACCGGGATGCCGTGCCTGCGCAGCTGCCAGGTGGGCGGGTAGCCCTGGCCGGCGCTCTGCTCGCTCTCGGTGGACACCGACGCGGTGCCGCCGGACGCGGCGATGCGCTGGTAGGAGTCCTCGCTCAGGGTCGCCGCGTGCACGTAGGTGACGCCGGGCGTGCAGAAACCGTTGTCCCACATGAGACGGATGCCGTCGTCACCGGTGGCGCCCCATACGCCGGCGTGCGTGGTGACGCGCAGGTCGAGTTCGCGGGCGGCCTCGAAGGCGCCCTTCTCGGGGAACGCCGCGTCGCCGGTGACGTCGAAGGCCAGTTGCAGGCCGAGCATGTCGTCGCGGGAGGTGAAGTGGCGGTCGACGAACGCGCGGAACTCCGTGGAGTTGGCCCATTCCCACGGTGCGCCGAGCAGGTTGCCGTAGGCCAGGACGAAGCGGCCCGGCACCGCGCGCAGGGCCTCGACGGCGGCGTCGCCGTGCTCGGGGGTCTGCAGGCCGTGGGACCAGTCGACGGTGGTGGTGACGCCGGCGTCGAGGGCCTCGATGGCGGACAGCAGGTTGCCCGCGTGGATGTCCTCGGGGCGGAAGATCTTGCCCCAGTTCAGGTAGTAGAAGACGAAGTACTGGGACAGGGTCCAGTCGGCGCCGAGGCCGCGCAGGGCGGTCTGCCACATGTGCCGGTGGGTGTCGACCATGCCGGGCAGGAGGATGCCACCTCGTGCGTCGACGACGGTTGTGCCGGGCGGTGCTTCCAGGTTGTGCCCCACCTGCTCGATACGTTCGCCGCGGACGAGCAGGTCGCCGCCGTCGAGGTCGCCGATCGCCGGGTCCATGGACAGGATCGTGGCGTCGCGGAACAGGATGGGGCCGGTCATGGGTCACCTCGTGGCGGTCGTGGCCCGCGCGCGGAGCACGCGGGCGCGGGCGGCGAGGGGGACGGCGGCGGCGAGCAGCCCGAGCGCGAGCGCGCCGAGGCCCCACCACGGGCCGAAGGTCAGGTTGAGGGCGTGGTCCACGGACCAGGCGCCGGGCCCGGTGAAGGCGAGCACGAGGGCGAGCGCGCCGTAGCAGAAGGGCACCTCGCAGCCGCCCCGCTGCGCCCAGAAGCCGTTGGAAGCGGTGGCAACCGCGGCGACGGCCATGGTCCCGATGATCACCGCCGAACCGCCGGGGGTGAGCAGCCCCAGCGCGAGACTCGCGGCGCCGGCGAGCTCAGCCACCCCCGCGACGACGACGAGCCGGAGCCCCGGAACGAAGCCCCACTGTTCGAAGACCTGGGCGGTGCCAGTGCGGCCGGCGCCGCGGAACCAGCCCAGCAGTTTCTGCGTGCTGTGGCCGAACAGCAACGCGGCGAGCAGCAGCCGCAGCAGCGCCAGACCGAGGTCCATCACCGCACCTCTTCGTCATCCGGACCATCGTCCGCTTGACGGACAGCCTGGCCCCGCGCGGCGCGGAAGTCAAGGGCGCGGGCAGCGCGGAGCACACGAACTGGGGGGTGGTCTTCACACGAGGCGTTGTCGCGCGGCTCCCGCCGACCCGGCACCACCGGCACAGGATGCGGCAGCGCACTGCTCAATAAAGCGGCGCCTCAGTGAGCGACCGGCTCGCGTTGTCGACAAGCTCTTTGTAGGTCATGACTTCAACACGGTTGAGGTGACTGTTCAGAGTTCTCAGCGTCTCGTTGACCTCGCCTTCGGGCACGTCGGAATGACACGCCGGATGACCGATGAGCACCAGAGCACTCGCGCGCCTGGTCTCGATGCCGAACTCTTCCCGGATACGTGATCGATTCTCGTCGAGCCCGACGAGATAATTCACGGCCTGCGCAACCGCGTCGTGAACCTCGGACGTCGGAACGAGCGAACCACGGTGCCTCTTCACGATTGCACGAATTGCACGCGAACGCTTGAGTTCCACGATCTGCAGACTTCCATCCCCGCGAACCAACGGGATGTCGACCTCGTCCCCGGGTACGAGTCTTCTGCGCCCGACCGCACCGACGAAGCGGCCGCCGAAGATCCACGCCTGCTTTTCGAGAACTCGCTGGAGATCACGCTCGGTTGCCAAATCTGATTCACAGATCGCTCGGATCTGCGTCACGCTCTCCGCTCGCCGCTTCATCTCCGCAGCGAGGAGGATGGACTGTCCGTCTACATCGCCAGCCAGCAGTTCCAGCGCTGCTGGAGTACGCACGAGATTACCTACCTTTGCCGACGGATCTTCGATATCGATCCGGTCACGAAGGACGCGCTCTAGCCAAAGAGCCAGCTCTGCACGCCCTCGCACGAGGCGATACCGCCCGGGCCTGTCTTCTGGCGCGTCGAGAAACTTCCCGTCTGCAACGACAGAAGTGAGGTGCGCCAGAAGTTCTTGCGCAGAAGCACTCTCGTTGTCTTCGAGGAACTTCCGACTCGCTCCTCGCACGAATTCCTGCATGCCGAAGAACACACCGGACACGAAGTCCCGCCTGTGATCACTTCGGCCGCCGTCCTGAAAAAGCCGGTAGCGCTCTTCGAAGTCCGGGTTCAGGATCCGACCAGTCGCGTAGTCCAGTGCATCCTGCAACAGCCTGACAACGTGCCACTCGTTCTCCTCGCTCGCGCGGAGGCGTGCAACTTCCAAACGTTCGACCAGAGCTCGCCCACCTCTACGCCTACGGCTCTTGCCACTGTGCATATACGCGATCGCTTGCGCGATGGCATTCTGGACGTCCGGGTGCACCGCTTCCTTCTGCGTCGCCTCGAGCTGCAACTCGAGGGACCAATCAGCTCTGCTGCTCATGGTCACGAAGATCGGCGCGGACGCCGCCGCCGTTACGCTGTGGCCGCAAGCCACAAATCTGCCCGTCGTGCTAGCCATCCACGATGGACTGTCAGCGCACGCTCGACGTCTCCAGTGGTACCTCGTCCGAGCGCACCAGCCCCAGCTGCACCGTCTGGCGGCCGATCGCCGCGTCGAGGGTCCAGTCCACCGCGGTCCTGATGCGGTTCCCCGGCATCGCCAGCAGGTGGTAGCCGCGGGTCACCGCCTTCGCCGGCAGGCCCGACAGCGGGATGTGCAACGGGTTGGCCGCCGCCTGTGCGCCGCCCAGGTCGACCACGAAACCGAGGTCGTGGTGCTTGTACTGGCGCACCTCGCCGTACCCCAGGGTCGCCGCCACGTTGAGTCCGGCCAGCGTGCCCTGCCGCGTGGCGTGCTGGGCCGTCATCGCCGTCACCTCGCCCGGCCGGGTCAGGTCCGGGACCGCCACGGCGTCCCCGCAGGCGAACACCTCCGGGTGGCCGGGCACCTCCAGCGTGGGCTCGACGCAGAGCCGCCCGCGCTGCGTCGCCACACCCGCGGACTCCACGAGCGGGTCGGGGCGCACGCCGACGCACCACGCGAGCG
The window above is part of the Amycolatopsis thermoflava N1165 genome. Proteins encoded here:
- a CDS encoding class I SAM-dependent methyltransferase, coding for MSVYANRIRPRLIDVTCGATQAHPHRERACAGLRGRVLEIGFGSGLNVSFYPAAVAEVVAIEPSDAAWRLAGGRLAASAVPVERAGTDGQSLPVPEASCDTALTTWTLCAIPDPAAAVREIRRVLKPGGTLHFAEHGLAPDAGVRRWQRRLNPLQRAVFGCRLTNPVADLLTGAGFDIRELDEFYEAGSPRPFGAQSVGVAVAP
- a CDS encoding IclR family transcriptional regulator C-terminal domain-containing protein translates to MRRDGNPDFIEALARGLDVLCAFRPGHPVMTLSEVATATGLARPTARRILITLEQLGYVRGGERGFSLTPRVLDLGMAYIGSANLWDLARPHLEDLVARTNESCSIAQLDGSDIVYVARVAVPKLVALAVTIGTRFPAVQTSLGKVLLAALTPEELDRVLAEPSRSGVEPRWQPGRDEIDALLRDVRTKGWAATDQQLALGIRSVAAPIRDGDGRVVAAVNVNAHAAETTMDTLIGHHLPLLLKTAGAIGSDWDAWHARPIKTVS
- a CDS encoding VOC family protein, with the translated sequence MTVTFNHTIIAAKDRHESARFFRELLEVAEAPSWGPFVNVMLDGGVLLQFAEPPVEIQMQHYAFLVDDELFDRAYARLVERGIEHWADPQTTRPGEINHEHGGRGVYFKDPAGHAIELITRPYL
- a CDS encoding extradiol ring-cleavage dioxygenase, translated to MAELVAVIASTHHPFYYRASTATGADRPDFADEWVRKVEAFRETLTRARPDVLVMVGSDHFHQLWLDNMPQFLVGKAPFYDANFYNEEREFGLPRMLLRGQEDLSAYVLREGLDAGFDLAFSNELRIDHSITCPIITLRPQNDLPIVPIYTNIFAPPLPQPKRFVQLGRAIRQLIESWPSDQRVAVIGTGHLSLELGGPRQFGPHGPDPEFDRKAVDWIANGDIEKCLGEVTLESLHLPGNATHGFMDFMLMMGVAGEGQRVDYVDTYDLFHTMEAYFTWYPGGPR
- a CDS encoding citryl-CoA lyase: MPEYPTAQYPTALGASSLEKITLLGQDLARDVMGEVGFGELAFWLATQRRPGKGETRVFEAVLAALADHGFTPTAIVTRLTYLSAPDSIQGALAAGLLGGGSRFLGVTEDCGRFLHDALSTADRPVDDELALEIVRAERAAGRFIPGLGHHVHKNGDPRTARLFEIAREEGKFGPHLALFEAIGRVHPQVLGKTLPLNGAGACGAALADLGLPLELLRGFALLARAAGLIGQLAEELRTPVANEIFLSVDLNNRPVPPAGGSHG
- a CDS encoding CaiB/BaiF CoA transferase family protein: MSPKNGPLSGVLIADFSRILAGPYATMLLADLGADVVKVEGPAGDDTRSWMPPVRDGVSTYYLGINRGKRSIALDLRDEGDAGAARELARRADVLIENFKPGGLGKYGLDFDAVRAGNPGIVYASISGFGSGAGRDVPGYDLMVQAISGLMSLTGDPDGPPYRAGISVFDVMAGNHAVIGILAALRHREATGQGQHVEVNLLSSALTGLVNHSSAYVAGGTVPYRMGNAHPSVFPYEPLPTADNDLIVAAGNDAQFVKLCQVLGIPEVAEDPRFARNADRTENREELRPILVDRLRRRGAVEWFDLLVAAGVPCGPINTIDGGFAMAERFDLDPVVTVGGIPTTRHPIRFSATPVSYRLPPPELDEHGAEIRKWLEEEGA
- a CDS encoding amidohydrolase family protein; the protein is MTGPILFRDATILSMDPAIGDLDGGDLLVRGERIEQVGHNLEAPPGTTVVDARGGILLPGMVDTHRHMWQTALRGLGADWTLSQYFVFYYLNWGKIFRPEDIHAGNLLSAIEALDAGVTTTVDWSHGLQTPEHGDAAVEALRAVPGRFVLAYGNLLGAPWEWANSTEFRAFVDRHFTSRDDMLGLQLAFDVTGDAAFPEKGAFEAARELDLRVTTHAGVWGATGDDGIRLMWDNGFCTPGVTYVHAATLSEDSYQRIAASGGTASVSTESEQSAGQGYPPTWQLRRHGIPVSLSMDTSVWWSGDLFSAMRATLSADRSREHLEAHAAGETVVHNKLRARDVVEWATIGGARALGLDEQIGSLTPGKKADLVLVKNDRSPVMFPVLHPYGHVVYQAGRGDVHTVLVNGTVVKRDHQLVVPGLDRARAAVEATVSYARSTMGEEAWQQAREPEIPATEVIPNPYTYTDYTGDGVAVQHADA
- a CDS encoding DoxX family protein, translated to MDLGLALLRLLLAALLFGHSTQKLLGWFRGAGRTGTAQVFEQWGFVPGLRLVVVAGVAELAGAASLALGLLTPGGSAVIIGTMAVAAVATASNGFWAQRGGCEVPFCYGALALVLAFTGPGAWSVDHALNLTFGPWWGLGALALGLLAAAVPLAARARVLRARATTATR
- a CDS encoding Shedu immune nuclease family protein, with the protein product MSSRADWSLELQLEATQKEAVHPDVQNAIAQAIAYMHSGKSRRRRGGRALVERLEVARLRASEENEWHVVRLLQDALDYATGRILNPDFEERYRLFQDGGRSDHRRDFVSGVFFGMQEFVRGASRKFLEDNESASAQELLAHLTSVVADGKFLDAPEDRPGRYRLVRGRAELALWLERVLRDRIDIEDPSAKVGNLVRTPAALELLAGDVDGQSILLAAEMKRRAESVTQIRAICESDLATERDLQRVLEKQAWIFGGRFVGAVGRRRLVPGDEVDIPLVRGDGSLQIVELKRSRAIRAIVKRHRGSLVPTSEVHDAVAQAVNYLVGLDENRSRIREEFGIETRRASALVLIGHPACHSDVPEGEVNETLRTLNSHLNRVEVMTYKELVDNASRSLTEAPLY